A stretch of the Polyangiaceae bacterium genome encodes the following:
- a CDS encoding TonB-dependent receptor — MRSQALGVLLAVAAAWLSSAHTAHADDTADEADLLFQLGAEAYQRGEYREALKNFLGSNRLVPNRNVVFNIARTYEKLRQYPEAYRYFVSALDAEKDAAARARIEDAIEQIKAQVAVVDVVTDPPGATLYVDRKDLGPRGESPKKLGLAAGSYKIIADAPGYEPAETQVKDLKAGKTVQVKLALKQILGTLSVEGAMGALVRVDDERRAPACTAPCRLDLPPGPHTLFVGRPGFRTATVPVEVRPRRTTVVRPDVQALMGELVVSTDEPGALIEVNDKPVGFTPTIAKVQVGRHRVRIGLRGFRTVEREVVVKKDEQTRIDLTLTQSEEVIAAARTTQNVEDAPSSVSLIAGKELQVMAYPTIAEAMRGVRGVYQWDDRAYVSVGMRGLGRLGSYGNRVLVLVDGMPTNDNWIGSSYVGYDARTDLADIERIEVVRGPGSVLYGTNAFSGVVNLVTRSRGVPTGGEVGASTNLDGVARGRARANVRFGNDGGLWTSVAGARSSGRDFYFPEYVATTPPEVAGNARDVDGFRTGSFAGRAWWKSLSAQWSYHQHDKQLPTGQYGTLLDDPRTHQRDTRLFFEASAEPRLGKELTLLTRAHLNHYRFLGEYARDAAGGGLERDTFRGSWVGLEQRVVYEPSPDWRFTLGGEGQYHYQVDQRAADDAGAFLDEQGDNGRPYQVGAAYLLADATLAPPFRVSAGARFDAYSTFGNSLNPRVALMFRPYADGNLKLLGGKAFRAPSVYELYYNDGGATQIASPDLDPESIYSLELEHTHRFGPTVTGTVSAFGNYVTNLIDQAGSGTAADPVTYVNRGTPLASVGVEAEVRREWRQGWMLGASYTYTRSTMLAGESFDDLVNLRQDPAMRRVGNAPEHLGTLKGAVPILARNVTLGSRLTIEGPRYDRVEDAADPEPQRRTGGFAVWDVVFSGYEAHWGLRWAAGVYNAFDWRYSLPLSPEFTQRRITQNGRTFLFSGDLSF; from the coding sequence ATGAGATCACAGGCGCTCGGGGTGCTCTTGGCCGTGGCCGCGGCCTGGCTCTCCTCCGCCCACACGGCGCACGCGGACGACACGGCGGACGAAGCGGATCTGCTGTTTCAGCTCGGCGCCGAGGCCTATCAACGCGGTGAGTACCGCGAGGCGCTGAAGAACTTTCTGGGCAGCAACCGCCTCGTGCCGAACCGAAACGTGGTGTTCAACATCGCGCGCACCTACGAGAAGCTGCGCCAGTATCCCGAGGCCTATCGCTACTTCGTCAGCGCGCTCGACGCGGAAAAAGACGCCGCGGCCCGCGCGCGCATCGAGGACGCGATCGAGCAGATCAAGGCCCAGGTAGCCGTCGTCGATGTAGTGACCGACCCGCCCGGTGCCACGCTCTACGTCGATCGAAAAGACCTGGGTCCCCGGGGCGAGAGCCCGAAGAAGCTCGGGCTCGCGGCGGGCAGCTACAAGATCATCGCCGATGCGCCTGGCTACGAGCCCGCGGAGACCCAGGTGAAGGACCTGAAGGCCGGCAAGACGGTTCAGGTGAAGCTGGCGCTGAAGCAGATCCTCGGGACGCTGTCCGTCGAGGGTGCAATGGGCGCGCTGGTGCGGGTCGACGACGAGAGGCGGGCTCCAGCCTGCACGGCGCCGTGCCGCCTGGATCTGCCGCCAGGGCCCCACACGTTGTTCGTCGGCCGGCCCGGGTTTCGCACCGCGACGGTGCCCGTCGAGGTCCGTCCGAGGCGCACTACGGTGGTCCGCCCGGACGTCCAGGCCCTGATGGGCGAGCTCGTGGTGAGCACCGACGAGCCCGGAGCGTTGATCGAGGTGAACGACAAGCCGGTGGGCTTCACCCCGACCATCGCCAAGGTGCAAGTGGGCCGGCACCGCGTGCGCATCGGCCTCAGGGGGTTTCGCACCGTCGAGCGCGAGGTCGTCGTCAAGAAGGACGAGCAGACGCGCATCGACCTGACGCTCACCCAGTCCGAGGAGGTCATCGCCGCCGCGCGCACGACCCAGAACGTGGAGGACGCGCCCAGCTCAGTCTCGCTGATTGCCGGCAAGGAGCTCCAGGTCATGGCCTACCCGACCATCGCCGAGGCGATGCGCGGCGTCCGGGGCGTCTATCAGTGGGACGACCGCGCCTACGTCTCGGTGGGCATGCGCGGGCTCGGCCGGCTGGGGAGCTACGGCAACCGGGTGCTGGTGTTGGTGGACGGCATGCCCACCAACGACAACTGGATCGGCTCCTCCTACGTCGGCTACGACGCGCGCACGGACCTCGCGGACATCGAGCGCATCGAGGTCGTGCGCGGCCCGGGCTCGGTGCTCTACGGCACGAACGCGTTCTCCGGAGTGGTCAACTTGGTCACGCGCTCGCGCGGCGTTCCGACCGGTGGCGAGGTCGGCGCGTCCACCAACCTCGACGGCGTGGCGCGGGGGCGCGCCCGCGCCAACGTCCGCTTCGGCAACGACGGCGGGCTCTGGACCAGCGTGGCGGGGGCGCGCTCGAGCGGTCGCGACTTCTACTTCCCGGAGTACGTGGCGACCACGCCGCCCGAGGTGGCCGGAAACGCGCGCGACGTGGACGGCTTCCGCACCGGGAGCTTCGCCGGCCGAGCGTGGTGGAAGTCGCTGAGCGCCCAGTGGTCGTATCACCAGCACGACAAGCAGCTGCCCACCGGTCAATACGGCACGCTGCTCGACGACCCGCGCACGCACCAGCGCGACACGCGGCTCTTCTTCGAGGCCAGCGCCGAGCCCAGGCTCGGCAAGGAGCTCACGCTGCTCACCCGCGCCCATCTGAACCACTACAGGTTCCTGGGCGAATACGCGCGCGACGCCGCGGGCGGCGGCCTCGAGCGTGACACCTTCCGCGGCTCGTGGGTGGGCCTCGAGCAGCGGGTGGTGTACGAGCCCAGCCCCGACTGGCGCTTCACGCTCGGCGGCGAAGGGCAGTACCACTACCAGGTCGATCAGCGCGCGGCGGACGATGCCGGGGCGTTCCTCGACGAGCAGGGCGACAACGGACGCCCGTACCAGGTCGGAGCGGCGTATCTGCTCGCCGACGCGACTCTGGCGCCGCCGTTTCGCGTGTCTGCCGGGGCGCGCTTCGACGCCTACTCGACCTTCGGCAACTCGCTCAACCCGCGCGTCGCGCTGATGTTCCGGCCGTACGCGGACGGCAACCTGAAGCTCCTGGGCGGCAAGGCCTTCCGCGCGCCGAGCGTGTACGAGCTCTACTACAACGACGGCGGCGCCACGCAGATCGCCAGCCCGGATCTCGATCCAGAGAGCATCTACTCCTTGGAGCTCGAGCACACCCACCGCTTCGGCCCGACGGTCACGGGGACCGTCTCGGCCTTCGGAAACTACGTCACGAACCTGATCGACCAAGCCGGCAGCGGCACTGCGGCGGATCCCGTGACTTACGTGAACCGCGGCACGCCGCTCGCCTCCGTGGGGGTCGAGGCCGAGGTCCGGCGCGAGTGGCGGCAGGGCTGGATGCTCGGCGCGAGCTACACCTACACGCGCTCCACGATGCTGGCCGGGGAGTCCTTCGACGACCTGGTGAACCTCCGGCAAGATCCCGCGATGCGGCGGGTCGGGAACGCGCCGGAGCACCTCGGCACGCTGAAGGGCGCGGTGCCCATCCTGGCGCGCAACGTCACGCTGGGCTCGCGCCTGACCATCGAGGGCCCCCGTTACGATCGCGTCGAGGACGCCGCGGATCCCGAGCCGCAGCGGCGCACGGGCGGCTTTGCGGTCTGGGACGTCGTGTTCTCGGGCTACGAGGCCCACTGGGGCCTGCGCTGGGCGGCCGGCGTCTACAACGCGTTCGACTGGCGCTACTCGCTGCCGCTCTCCCCCGAGTTCACTCAGCGCCGCATCACCCAGAACGGGCGTACCTTCCTGTTCTCCGGCGACTTGAGCTTCTGA
- a CDS encoding serine/threonine protein kinase, translated as MSPAAAAKRPFPPGMPVTAGDVIAGKYRVEELVAVGGMGVVVSAKHLQLGQQVAIKVLLPVEVDDDSQAAIPRFLREARAAAGLKSEHVVRIYDVDTLESGLPYMVMELLSGQDLRRVVKTGGPLPVEQAVDFVLQAADAIGEAHGAGIVHRDLKPSNLFLTQRNDGRPWVKVLDFGISKASHDPLLEGTLTTSRAMIGSPMYMSPEQVRDAKSVDGRSDIWSLGVILHELLSGKPAFRGESLPAICAAIAADQPQSLSEARPDVPPELVAIVSRCLEKDPALRYQSVAELRAVLLPFLGHYAPTVPVSAGGPTSARFGYEAVAVPGSLRTPQPASARVPLGSSGSVDVAGGLLGTGSSPREKMETDPTQRYQRSAPDARTMNYADAVRTASSAHAASDAPFAATGMAAPRRSRLPLVIGGGVALVLSVGLAVGVGSLGSSGKGAASAATPAPAPAPSFSLTLESEPPGAEVLEGDRVLGKTPLSLPVERASVKTAPRSFSLRLAGHQPYRVEQGDSATDVKVRAPLVAEAAAPEPSAEAEPAPSATAKPAGRTHAGAGKPSTQKPAPDTAGKPSTDIRLSR; from the coding sequence ATGAGCCCCGCCGCCGCGGCCAAGCGCCCCTTCCCACCCGGCATGCCGGTGACGGCGGGCGACGTCATCGCGGGCAAGTACCGGGTCGAGGAGCTCGTCGCCGTCGGTGGCATGGGCGTCGTCGTCTCGGCCAAGCACCTCCAGCTCGGCCAGCAGGTGGCCATCAAGGTGCTCTTGCCGGTCGAGGTGGACGACGACTCGCAGGCGGCGATCCCGCGCTTCTTGCGCGAGGCGCGCGCCGCCGCGGGCCTCAAGAGCGAGCACGTCGTGCGCATCTACGACGTCGACACGCTCGAGTCCGGCCTGCCCTACATGGTGATGGAGCTCCTCAGCGGGCAGGACCTGCGCCGCGTGGTCAAGACCGGCGGACCTTTGCCGGTGGAGCAGGCCGTGGACTTCGTGCTGCAAGCCGCGGACGCCATCGGCGAGGCCCACGGCGCCGGCATCGTCCACCGCGATCTGAAGCCGTCGAATCTGTTCTTGACCCAGCGCAACGACGGCCGGCCCTGGGTGAAGGTCCTCGACTTCGGCATCTCGAAGGCCTCCCACGATCCGCTGCTGGAAGGCACGTTGACCACCTCGCGGGCGATGATCGGCTCGCCCATGTACATGTCGCCGGAGCAGGTCCGCGACGCCAAGAGCGTGGACGGTCGCTCGGACATCTGGTCGCTCGGCGTCATCTTGCACGAGCTCTTGTCCGGCAAGCCCGCGTTTCGGGGCGAATCGCTGCCGGCGATCTGCGCTGCCATCGCGGCGGACCAGCCGCAGTCGCTCTCCGAGGCGCGGCCCGACGTGCCGCCGGAGCTCGTGGCCATCGTTTCGCGCTGCCTCGAGAAGGATCCCGCGCTGCGCTACCAGAGCGTCGCCGAGCTGCGCGCGGTGCTCTTGCCCTTCCTGGGGCACTACGCGCCCACGGTGCCGGTCTCCGCCGGAGGCCCGACCTCGGCGCGCTTCGGCTACGAAGCCGTTGCCGTTCCGGGCTCGCTGCGAACGCCGCAGCCCGCCTCGGCGCGCGTCCCGCTGGGCTCGAGCGGCTCGGTGGACGTCGCCGGAGGCCTGCTCGGTACCGGCAGCTCGCCGCGCGAGAAGATGGAGACCGATCCGACTCAGCGCTACCAGCGCTCGGCGCCGGACGCGCGCACCATGAACTACGCGGACGCCGTCAGGACGGCGTCGTCTGCTCACGCGGCATCGGACGCTCCATTCGCGGCGACCGGAATGGCCGCCCCGCGCCGCTCGCGCCTGCCGCTGGTGATCGGCGGAGGCGTCGCGCTCGTGCTGTCCGTAGGGCTCGCCGTCGGCGTCGGCTCGCTCGGGTCGTCGGGCAAGGGCGCGGCCTCGGCCGCCACACCGGCGCCCGCGCCAGCGCCGAGCTTCTCGCTGACGCTGGAGTCGGAGCCGCCCGGTGCCGAGGTGCTGGAGGGCGATCGCGTGCTCGGCAAGACGCCGCTCAGCCTGCCGGTCGAGCGCGCGAGCGTGAAGACGGCGCCGCGTTCGTTCTCGCTGAGGCTCGCTGGCCACCAGCCGTACCGAGTCGAGCAGGGCGACTCCGCCACGGACGTGAAGGTGCGGGCGCCGCTCGTGGCCGAGGCCGCGGCTCCCGAGCCGTCGGCCGAAGCGGAGCCGGCTCCGAGCGCCACCGCCAAGCCCGCCGGCCGGACCCACGCCGGCGCCGGGAAGCCCTCGACGCAGAAACCCGCGCCTGATACTGCTGGCAAGCCGAGTACGGACATTCGGCTCAGCCGCTGA
- the ybaK gene encoding Cys-tRNA(Pro) deacylase, which produces MATPHPVTLAVRALRAAKVRFEPHLFTYEPHGGTRHSAEVLGVDEHSVIKTLIFEDEAKAPLCVLMHGDREVSAKNLARQIGKKRVATCAPETAERHSGYLVGGTSPFGLKKRLPLYAERTIFELERIYINGGARGFLVEISPKDLAAVLSPVLVDAATEGA; this is translated from the coding sequence ATGGCGACACCGCACCCGGTCACGCTGGCCGTTCGCGCGCTGCGCGCGGCCAAGGTCCGCTTCGAGCCCCACCTGTTCACCTACGAGCCCCACGGCGGCACGCGCCACTCCGCCGAGGTGCTCGGCGTCGACGAGCACTCGGTGATCAAGACGCTGATCTTCGAGGATGAAGCCAAGGCTCCGTTGTGCGTGCTCATGCACGGCGACCGCGAGGTCAGCGCGAAGAACCTGGCGCGTCAGATCGGCAAGAAGCGCGTCGCGACGTGCGCGCCGGAGACGGCGGAGCGACACTCCGGTTACCTGGTCGGCGGCACCAGCCCGTTCGGTCTGAAGAAGCGTCTGCCGCTGTACGCGGAGCGCACGATCTTCGAGCTCGAGCGCATCTACATCAACGGCGGCGCGCGCGGCTTCCTGGTCGAGATCTCGCCCAAGGACCTGGCGGCCGTGCTCTCGCCGGTGCTGGTGGACGCTGCCACGGAGGGCGCGTAG
- a CDS encoding HD family hydrolase, with product MLVEDRIIDTLIRLDPLADLPRTGWLLRGVRPCESIADHSFGVALVAMLLTDALREEGQVVDGERVLRMALVHDAPEARTGDVPMPVKSAEVERALDEVDARLARELLPDEQYSSWREAEAGESLEARIVKAADKLQMMIKAHVYERQSRGHLEEFWHNPKNFRDMDLPLARRVYDRICERAGRERPR from the coding sequence GTGCTGGTCGAAGATCGCATCATCGACACCCTGATTCGCCTGGACCCACTCGCCGACCTACCACGTACGGGCTGGCTGCTCCGCGGGGTCCGCCCCTGCGAGTCGATCGCGGATCACAGCTTCGGCGTGGCGCTGGTGGCCATGCTGCTCACGGACGCGCTGCGCGAGGAGGGCCAGGTCGTGGATGGTGAGCGAGTCCTGCGCATGGCGCTGGTCCACGACGCTCCCGAGGCGCGGACCGGTGACGTGCCCATGCCGGTGAAGAGCGCGGAGGTCGAGCGCGCTCTCGACGAGGTGGACGCGCGCCTGGCCCGCGAGCTCCTGCCCGATGAGCAGTACTCGAGCTGGCGCGAGGCCGAAGCTGGCGAGTCCCTCGAGGCGCGCATCGTGAAGGCCGCCGACAAGCTCCAGATGATGATCAAGGCGCACGTCTACGAGCGCCAGAGCCGCGGGCACCTGGAGGAGTTCTGGCACAACCCGAAGAACTTCCGCGACATGGATCTGCCGCTGGCGCGCCGCGTGTACGATCGCATCTGCGAACGCGCGGGCCGCGAGCGGCCGCGTTGA